The following proteins are co-located in the Acidobacteriota bacterium genome:
- a CDS encoding gamma-glutamyl-gamma-aminobutyrate hydrolase family protein gives MRSHRMATRAARHIYNRSVMTTPYNRSDFPSATSASSAVKKPLIGLTCRWDAARGVYDLPAEYAEAVAAAGGLPVQIQLIPAVAAEIAARLDAIILTGSPSDVDPSLYGQPRQATVTNVATALDATCFRLLDYAESTGTPVLGICFGMQAINVHRGGSLIQHIPDAVLGALTHQDRAGRHDVSLTEQSCLASWTDSLTQSVNTTHHQSIDRLGDGLRVAARAADGVIEAVEDTKLNHFFVAVQWHPERIWQEHPLSARLFEELMRAASSQSEPRQ, from the coding sequence GTGCGCTCGCACAGAATGGCCACCCGCGCGGCACGGCACATCTATAATAGAAGTGTCATGACCACGCCGTACAATCGATCAGATTTTCCCTCGGCGACCTCTGCGTCCTCTGCGGTTAAGAAACCGCTTATCGGCCTCACCTGCCGCTGGGACGCAGCGCGCGGCGTGTACGACCTGCCCGCCGAGTACGCCGAGGCCGTTGCCGCCGCCGGCGGACTGCCCGTGCAGATTCAGCTGATCCCTGCAGTGGCCGCCGAGATCGCCGCGCGGCTGGACGCCATCATCCTTACCGGAAGCCCCAGCGACGTGGACCCATCTCTCTACGGGCAGCCACGGCAAGCGACTGTAACCAACGTGGCCACCGCCCTCGACGCCACCTGCTTCCGCCTGCTCGATTACGCCGAGTCGACGGGCACGCCGGTGCTGGGCATCTGTTTCGGGATGCAAGCGATCAACGTGCATCGCGGCGGGTCGCTGATCCAGCACATCCCGGACGCGGTACTCGGCGCGCTTACGCATCAAGATCGCGCAGGCCGCCACGACGTTTCTCTCACCGAGCAATCTTGCCTCGCGTCGTGGACGGACTCGCTCACGCAATCGGTCAACACCACGCATCATCAGTCGATAGACCGGCTGGGAGATGGCTTGCGCGTAGCCGCGCGCGCGGCGGACGGTGTGATCGAGGCGGTGGAGGACACAAAACTGAATCACTTCTTCGTCGCGGTGCAGTGGCACCCGGAGCGCATCTGGCAGGAACATCCCCTCTCGGCGCGATTGTTCGAGGAACTCATGCGCGCGGCCAGTAGCCAATCCGAGCCGCGCCAGTGA
- a CDS encoding chlorite dismutase, producing MGRPQSGPPQGAPQAPPENVPRQFVNFVFFKVDPAWRRLPADVRERGKAQFAKVANDWGHSGKMNVLPYSTIAMRPDVDFMLWRICYTLDDLQEMQTELLRTELGQYLTTPHSLLAMTKRSTYIIEHQHEGQADSRGTLKPGQYKYIFVYPFVKTREWYLLSMPVRQGIMNEHITVGHKYPSVKLNTTYSFGLDDQDFVVAFESDKADDFLDLVQELRETESSKYTVRDTPIFTCILKDAKGMLDTIG from the coding sequence ATGGGCCGTCCGCAATCCGGCCCGCCGCAAGGCGCGCCGCAGGCGCCCCCGGAAAATGTTCCGCGCCAGTTTGTGAACTTTGTGTTTTTCAAGGTGGACCCGGCGTGGCGGCGTCTGCCGGCCGATGTGCGTGAGCGTGGCAAGGCGCAGTTCGCCAAGGTGGCCAACGACTGGGGGCACTCGGGCAAGATGAACGTGCTGCCCTACTCCACCATCGCCATGCGTCCCGACGTGGACTTCATGCTCTGGCGCATCTGCTACACGCTCGATGATCTGCAGGAGATGCAGACCGAGCTGCTGCGCACCGAGCTGGGCCAATATCTGACCACGCCGCATTCGTTGCTGGCCATGACCAAGCGCTCGACTTACATCATCGAGCATCAGCACGAGGGGCAGGCCGACTCGCGTGGCACGCTCAAGCCCGGCCAGTACAAGTATATTTTCGTCTATCCCTTCGTGAAGACGCGCGAGTGGTATCTGCTTTCGATGCCGGTGCGCCAAGGTATCATGAACGAGCACATCACGGTGGGCCACAAGTATCCGTCGGTGAAGCTCAACACCACCTACTCGTTCGGGCTGGACGATCAGGATTTCGTGGTGGCGTTTGAGAGCGACAAGGCCGACGATTTTCTCGACCTGGTCCAGGAGCTGCGCGAAACCGAATCGAGCAAATACACGGTGCGCGACACGCCCATCTTCACCTGCATCCTGAAAGACGCGAAGGGGATGCTGGACACCATCGGGTAA
- the nth gene encoding endonuclease III — protein sequence MKSAVKPKRTVESKLVAARPAGKKAAQSTDPKRVAEILKRLKKAYPDAKCALTHSNPFQLLVATILSAQCTDERVNKTTPELFRKYPTPRDLAAVRQEVLEVDIRSTGFYRNKAKNIIGASQRIVKEYSGKVPQTMEELLTLPGVARKTANVVLGNAFAKAVGVVVDTHVHRISQRLDLTKQDTPEKIEQDLMKIIPQDRWINFSHEIIFHGRRCCIARKPKCADCPLEDVCSSKDKTN from the coding sequence ATGAAATCAGCGGTTAAGCCAAAACGGACAGTGGAATCGAAGCTCGTTGCGGCGCGCCCGGCGGGAAAGAAGGCAGCGCAGAGCACCGACCCGAAGCGCGTCGCGGAAATTCTCAAGCGGCTGAAGAAGGCGTATCCAGACGCCAAGTGCGCGCTGACTCACTCGAATCCATTTCAATTGCTGGTCGCGACGATTCTTTCCGCGCAATGCACCGATGAGCGCGTCAACAAGACCACGCCAGAGCTGTTCCGCAAGTACCCCACGCCGCGCGACCTCGCCGCTGTGCGGCAGGAAGTGCTGGAAGTGGATATCCGCTCGACGGGCTTCTACCGCAACAAAGCCAAAAACATCATCGGCGCATCGCAGCGTATTGTGAAGGAGTACAGCGGCAAAGTTCCGCAGACGATGGAAGAGTTGCTGACGCTGCCCGGCGTGGCGCGCAAGACAGCCAACGTGGTCCTGGGCAACGCCTTCGCGAAGGCCGTGGGCGTGGTGGTCGATACGCACGTCCATCGCATCTCGCAGCGCCTCGATCTAACCAAGCAGGACACGCCGGAGAAGATCGAGCAGGATTTAATGAAGATCATTCCGCAGGATCGCTGGATTAACTTTTCCCACGAGATCATCTTCCACGGCCGCCGCTGCTGCATCGCCCGCAAACCCAAGTGCGCCGATTGCCCGCTGGAAGATGTCTGTAGTTCCAAGGACAAGACGAATTGA